The Polypterus senegalus isolate Bchr_013 chromosome 1, ASM1683550v1, whole genome shotgun sequence genome includes a window with the following:
- the LOC120517114 gene encoding uncharacterized protein LOC120517114, with protein sequence MSPRDGIHHWICWFVTWSSSAANSPEIRQNARNIDTLDTCDIVNAEFLVKLLNPLKTATTVLCEEKRPTVSLIVPLKNMIEQNMAPNDSDSPTVADTKRAILSNISGRYSGDVDNYLLESTALDPRFQSLTQLDCNQREAVFQRIQKRVEQLQQNQPTDEKSMERKEEASAHCSTHGGEGLLKLKAQRSQKRNLLPRRQHLRIC encoded by the exons ATGTCACCACGAGATGGAATTCATCATTGGATATGCTGGTTCGTTACCTGGAGCAGCAGCGCTGCTAACAGCCcagaaataagacaaaatgcCCGAAACATTGACACACTGGATACCTGTGACATTGTCAATGCCGAATTTCTTGTGAAGCTGCTGAATCCTTTAAAGACAGCTACCACTGTCTTGTGTGAAGAGAAGAGGCCCACAGTGTCTCTCATTGTGCCACTGAAGAACATGATAGAACAAAACATGGCACCAAATGACAGTGATTCCCCCACTGTGGCCGACACAAAGAGAGCAATTCTCAGCAATATTTCAGGCAGATACAGTGGGGATGTAGACAACTACCTGCTAGAGAGCACTGCGCTGGACCCAAGATTCCAGTCTCTAACGCAGCTAGACTGCAACCAGCGTGAGGCCGTCTTTCAGAGGATACAGAAAAGGGTGGAACAGTTGCAGCAAAACCAG CCCACAGATGAGAAGAGTATGGAGCGCAAGGaagaggcatcagctcattgttCCACACATGGGGGCGAGGGGCTCTTGAAGCTGAAGGCGCAGCGGAGTCAGAAGAGGAACCTGCTTCCAAGAAGACAGCACTTGAGGATCTGCTAG